A single genomic interval of Nonomuraea rubra harbors:
- a CDS encoding ABC transporter substrate-binding protein → MRRAQRSMSAALAGCLTAMALSACGGEPPSGTETAGGPLTVWFPGNAEAEMKLVNETIVPAFEKASGTDVEITYVDWEEMSPKLNAAFAAGTAPDVIGHGVAATADLAANDRVEDLTPYVAKLPASDREDLKSALDGGVVGGKQYIAPLIMTLRMLVYSGADFKEAGLDPDAPPKTWAEVRAAAEKLTKREGGMITRAGLIMPSNPISIQQSYATLLWSHGGDFLTPDGKKSALTSPEAVAALEYLTGLYQGAQAVDNTLGTEWGGSPHAQQPIVTGEASMQLSSSGDIKKYQDAGPDRDLRLIPPPAVEGHEARSFGGAANGLMINKDSVQKDQAWAFITHMLQPETSVAYAEALGVLPARASAVDSAYVSKNPELKKAVESLPAAKGNPNVVGWVQMRHAMGQSLERALHGKTPPAEALKQAAAEMDKIIASSS, encoded by the coding sequence ATGAGACGAGCCCAGAGATCGATGTCGGCTGCCCTGGCCGGCTGCCTGACCGCCATGGCCCTGTCCGCCTGCGGCGGCGAACCTCCATCCGGGACCGAGACCGCGGGCGGCCCGCTCACCGTGTGGTTCCCGGGCAACGCCGAGGCCGAGATGAAGCTGGTCAACGAGACGATCGTGCCGGCGTTCGAGAAGGCGAGCGGCACCGACGTGGAGATCACCTACGTCGACTGGGAGGAGATGTCGCCCAAGCTGAACGCCGCCTTCGCGGCGGGCACCGCGCCCGACGTGATCGGTCACGGCGTCGCCGCCACCGCCGACCTGGCGGCCAACGACCGCGTCGAGGACCTGACCCCGTACGTGGCCAAGCTGCCGGCGAGCGACCGTGAGGACCTCAAGTCGGCGCTGGACGGCGGCGTGGTGGGCGGGAAGCAGTACATCGCGCCACTGATCATGACCCTGCGGATGCTCGTCTACAGCGGCGCCGACTTCAAGGAGGCCGGGCTCGACCCCGACGCGCCGCCCAAGACGTGGGCGGAGGTCAGGGCCGCCGCCGAGAAGCTGACGAAGCGGGAGGGCGGGATGATCACCCGCGCCGGGCTGATCATGCCGAGCAACCCGATCAGCATCCAGCAGTCGTACGCCACCCTGCTGTGGTCGCACGGCGGCGACTTCCTGACCCCCGACGGCAAGAAGTCGGCCCTGACCTCGCCGGAGGCCGTCGCGGCGCTGGAGTACCTGACCGGCCTCTACCAGGGCGCGCAGGCCGTGGACAACACGCTCGGCACCGAATGGGGCGGCTCGCCGCACGCGCAGCAGCCCATCGTGACCGGGGAAGCGTCCATGCAGCTCAGCAGCTCGGGCGACATCAAGAAGTACCAGGACGCCGGCCCGGACCGGGACCTGCGCCTGATCCCGCCGCCCGCCGTCGAGGGCCACGAGGCCAGGTCGTTCGGCGGCGCCGCCAACGGCCTGATGATCAACAAGGACAGCGTCCAGAAGGACCAGGCCTGGGCCTTCATCACGCACATGCTCCAGCCCGAGACCAGCGTCGCCTACGCCGAGGCCCTCGGCGTCCTGCCGGCCCGCGCCTCGGCCGTCGACTCCGCGTACGTCTCCAAGAACCCCGAGCTGAAGAAGGCCGTCGAGTCCCTGCCCGCGGCCAAGGGCAACCCGAACGTCGTCGGCTGGGTGCAGATGCGCCACGCGATGGGCCAGAGCCTGGAGCGCGCGCTGCACGGCAAGACGCCACCGGCCGAGGCGCTGAAGCAGGCCGCCGCGGAAATGGACAAGATCATTGCTTCGAGCTCCTGA
- a CDS encoding GAP family protein — protein sequence MGEAFADMLPYTLGLIVSPFPVVAVIALLVSTGGRAKATVFELAWLVVSWLVLLALTALLGALGAGAHGRQPAWLSYLALAVGLALLAVAYAGGRRAARRAAGQAPRVPRWIAAMDAMTKPKIAGVATALIVANPVNLTSLIGGAIAAGRVPLSLVQQAVLAAVFVVLGSVGVLVPYVLTMREGGEERLARLRAWLILHNGALTLLLVMVFGLLFLAKGLRGILS from the coding sequence GTGGGTGAAGCCTTCGCCGACATGCTGCCCTACACGCTCGGCCTCATCGTCTCCCCCTTTCCCGTGGTGGCCGTGATCGCGCTGCTCGTCAGCACGGGCGGCCGGGCCAAGGCGACGGTGTTCGAGCTGGCGTGGCTGGTGGTGAGCTGGCTCGTCCTGCTGGCGCTCACCGCGCTGCTGGGCGCGCTGGGGGCGGGGGCCCACGGCCGGCAGCCGGCGTGGCTGTCCTACCTGGCGCTGGCCGTCGGGCTGGCTCTGCTGGCGGTCGCGTACGCCGGCGGGCGCCGGGCGGCCAGGAGAGCGGCCGGGCAGGCGCCGCGGGTGCCGAGGTGGATCGCGGCCATGGACGCCATGACGAAGCCGAAGATCGCCGGGGTGGCGACCGCGCTGATCGTGGCCAACCCGGTCAACCTCACCTCCCTGATCGGCGGCGCGATCGCGGCCGGGCGGGTGCCCCTCTCGCTGGTGCAGCAGGCCGTGCTGGCCGCGGTCTTCGTCGTGCTGGGCAGTGTCGGGGTGCTCGTCCCGTACGTCCTGACGATGCGCGAGGGCGGAGAGGAACGGCTGGCGCGGCTGCGAGCCTGGCTCATCCTGCACAACGGGGCTCTCACGCTGCTCCTGGTCATGGTCTTCGGCCTGCTGTTCCTGGCCAAGGGGCTGCGCGGCATCCTGTCCTGA
- a CDS encoding carbohydrate ABC transporter permease, translating into MLFVLPAALYVVIFQLGPVLYGLVLSFSEYSPIKRSGPEFIGLDNYRALLDDPEFGRALLVTGRYVLQVLPFTVVIALVLAMLCNRSFRGVGFFRTAMYVPHIVSLTAVSMIWLWIYSDNGVVNELLGLFGLPEQRWLADEDAALNAASAMRVWKALGSNMVLLLAGLQTVPRDLYEAARVDGANAWRQFLAVTLPGLRPMLTYVLAMDIIYLAQGFSEIFVLTQGGPYGSTTTVNYLIYTEAFQYNQMGSASAMAFVLFAFIAGLSVIAIRFSQGRKA; encoded by the coding sequence GTGCTGTTCGTACTGCCCGCCGCCCTGTACGTGGTGATCTTCCAGCTCGGCCCCGTCCTGTACGGCCTGGTGCTCAGCTTCAGCGAATACAGCCCGATCAAGCGGTCCGGCCCCGAGTTCATCGGCCTGGACAACTACCGCGCACTGCTGGACGACCCCGAGTTCGGCCGCGCCCTGCTCGTCACCGGCAGGTACGTGCTGCAGGTGCTGCCGTTCACCGTCGTCATCGCGCTCGTCCTGGCCATGCTGTGCAACCGGTCCTTCCGCGGGGTCGGCTTCTTCCGCACGGCGATGTACGTGCCGCACATCGTCTCGCTCACCGCGGTCAGCATGATCTGGCTGTGGATCTACTCCGACAACGGGGTCGTCAACGAGCTGCTCGGCCTGTTCGGCCTGCCCGAGCAGCGCTGGCTCGCCGACGAGGACGCCGCGCTCAACGCGGCCTCGGCGATGCGCGTGTGGAAGGCGCTCGGCAGCAACATGGTGCTGCTGCTCGCCGGGCTCCAGACCGTTCCGCGTGACCTCTACGAGGCGGCCCGGGTCGACGGCGCCAACGCCTGGCGGCAGTTCCTGGCGGTCACGCTGCCCGGCCTGCGGCCCATGCTCACGTACGTGCTGGCGATGGACATCATCTACCTGGCCCAGGGCTTCTCCGAGATCTTCGTGCTGACCCAGGGCGGCCCCTACGGCAGCACCACCACGGTCAACTACCTGATCTACACCGAGGCGTTCCAGTACAACCAGATGGGCAGCGCGTCCGCCATGGCCTTCGTCCTGTTCGCCTTCATCGCCGGGCTGTCGGTCATCGCGATCAGGTTCAGCCAGGGGAGGAAGGCATGA